The Streptomyces sp. NBC_00162 genome window below encodes:
- a CDS encoding YdeI/OmpD-associated family protein: protein MDEFDGVEIIAFPDAEAFEGWLAEHHTRHEGVWIKVAKKKSGIPSVSDDELVDTGLCYGWISGQRRALDATHYLQRYVPRRPRSLWSQVNVDKVAMLTATGRMREPGLAEVRRAQADGRWAGAYESQKTAAVPPDLAAALEANPAARDAFEALDRTGRYLVALPLLQALTPGTRQVRLDRAVHMLATGERA, encoded by the coding sequence ATGGACGAGTTCGACGGAGTGGAGATCATCGCCTTCCCGGACGCCGAGGCGTTCGAGGGCTGGCTGGCCGAACACCACACCCGCCACGAGGGCGTGTGGATCAAAGTGGCGAAGAAGAAGTCCGGCATCCCGTCGGTGAGTGATGACGAGCTCGTCGACACCGGTCTGTGCTACGGCTGGATCTCCGGGCAGCGGCGGGCCCTCGACGCGACGCACTACCTGCAGAGGTACGTGCCGCGCCGGCCCCGGAGCCTGTGGTCGCAGGTGAACGTGGACAAGGTCGCGATGCTGACCGCCACGGGGCGGATGCGCGAACCGGGACTGGCCGAGGTGCGCAGGGCGCAGGCGGACGGACGGTGGGCGGGGGCCTACGAGTCGCAGAAGACGGCGGCGGTCCCGCCCGACCTCGCGGCGGCGCTCGAGGCGAACCCGGCGGCCCGCGACGCGTTCGAGGCCCTCGACAGGACCGGCCGCTACCTGGTGGCGCTGCCGCTGCTCCAGGCACTCACCCCGGGGACGAGGCAGGTCCGGCTCGACCGCGCGGTGCACATGCTGGCGACGGGCGAGCGGGCGTAG
- a CDS encoding DUF5997 family protein: MTSHQSTQTMKPATAAKKLGVYLEATPAEFQEGVVSRTELNALQSDPPAWLVELRRNGPHPRPVVAAKLGVSIAGLARGGVTEALTTEQIEALKQEAPDWLERERATQAEVRKEAVRIKEMQAEKAEKAAKNAGS, translated from the coding sequence ATGACGTCGCACCAGAGCACCCAGACGATGAAGCCCGCGACCGCGGCAAAGAAGCTGGGTGTGTACCTCGAGGCCACCCCCGCTGAGTTCCAGGAGGGTGTCGTCTCGCGCACCGAGCTGAACGCCCTCCAGTCCGACCCGCCCGCGTGGCTGGTGGAACTGCGGCGCAACGGTCCGCACCCCCGCCCCGTGGTCGCGGCGAAGCTCGGTGTCTCCATCGCCGGTCTCGCCCGCGGCGGGGTCACCGAGGCGCTCACCACCGAGCAGATCGAGGCACTGAAGCAGGAAGCTCCCGACTGGCTCGAGCGCGAGCGCGCCACCCAGGCCGAGGTCCGCAAGGAAGCGGTCCGGATCAAGGAGATGCAGGCAGAGAAGGCCGAGAAGGCAGCGAAGAACGCCGGTTCCTGA
- a CDS encoding cellulose binding domain-containing protein, whose product MSRTVGHRRRTSRTAKVTGAIVAAAVIGGAAFAFTGTAQASSVGAVYTKSSSWSGGYTGQYVITNPTGQSQSDWTLQFDLPAGVRIDSLWNGVHTVDGQHVTVKPSSWNRQLAAGASVTVGFVTSGSGTLGDPTGCRINGLKCSVDQGATAGPSGRPTVRPTSAPTAAPTSTATATAAPTATSAQPTRTTSPAPTATAPATPGARFAPYVDTSLYPAYDLVDTADKTGVKEFHLAFITSGGGCAPLWGGVTDLASDKVAAQIGALRAKGGDVRVSFGGAAGHELALNCATVDDLAAAYGKVVDQYRLTKVDFDIEGAALPDTAANARRAQAIARLQKSHPGLDVAFTLPVMPEGLTQPGVALLADAKKNGVRIDAVNIMAMDYGPAYSGDMGQYAIQAATATQAQLKGVLGLSDAAAWKAVAVTPMIGVNDVASEIFTVADATQLVDFAAAKGIGRLAMWSSTRDKQCAAGAVNYADATCSSILQQPLAFTKAFAALK is encoded by the coding sequence ATGAGCAGGACAGTCGGGCACCGGCGCAGGACGAGCCGTACGGCGAAGGTCACGGGCGCGATCGTGGCGGCGGCGGTGATCGGTGGAGCGGCCTTCGCGTTCACCGGGACCGCGCAGGCCAGCTCCGTCGGAGCCGTGTACACGAAGTCCAGTTCCTGGAGCGGTGGTTACACCGGCCAGTACGTCATCACGAACCCCACCGGACAGAGTCAGTCGGACTGGACGCTCCAGTTCGACCTGCCGGCGGGCGTACGGATCGACTCCCTGTGGAACGGGGTCCACACGGTCGACGGGCAGCACGTGACGGTGAAGCCCTCGAGCTGGAACCGGCAGCTGGCCGCGGGGGCCTCCGTCACCGTCGGCTTCGTGACGAGCGGTTCGGGCACCCTGGGCGACCCGACCGGGTGCCGCATCAACGGGCTGAAGTGCTCGGTGGACCAGGGCGCGACGGCCGGCCCGAGCGGACGCCCCACGGTCCGTCCCACCTCCGCGCCGACCGCGGCGCCCACGTCCACGGCCACGGCCACCGCCGCCCCGACCGCGACCTCCGCCCAGCCGACCCGGACCACGTCGCCCGCCCCCACCGCGACCGCCCCGGCCACCCCCGGCGCGCGGTTCGCCCCGTACGTGGACACCTCGCTGTACCCCGCGTACGACCTGGTCGACACCGCGGACAAGACCGGCGTGAAGGAGTTCCACCTCGCCTTCATCACCTCGGGCGGCGGCTGCGCGCCGCTGTGGGGCGGCGTCACGGACCTCGCGAGCGACAAGGTCGCCGCCCAGATCGGTGCCCTGCGGGCCAAGGGCGGCGACGTCCGGGTGTCGTTCGGCGGGGCCGCCGGGCACGAACTGGCCCTGAACTGCGCCACCGTCGACGATCTGGCCGCCGCCTACGGGAAGGTCGTCGACCAGTACCGGCTCACCAAGGTCGACTTCGACATCGAGGGAGCGGCCCTGCCGGACACCGCGGCCAACGCGCGGCGCGCCCAGGCCATCGCCCGGCTGCAGAAGTCGCACCCGGGCCTGGACGTGGCGTTCACCCTGCCCGTGATGCCCGAGGGGCTGACCCAGCCGGGCGTGGCGCTGCTGGCCGACGCGAAGAAGAACGGCGTGCGGATCGACGCCGTCAACATCATGGCGATGGACTACGGGCCCGCGTACAGCGGGGACATGGGGCAGTACGCCATCCAGGCCGCGACGGCCACCCAGGCACAGCTCAAGGGTGTGCTCGGGCTCTCCGACGCGGCGGCGTGGAAGGCCGTCGCCGTCACGCCGATGATCGGCGTGAACGATGTCGCCAGCGAGATCTTCACCGTCGCCGACGCCACGCAGCTCGTGGACTTCGCGGCGGCGAAGGGGATCGGCCGGCTGGCCATGTGGTCCTCGACGCGCGACAAGCAGTGCGCGGCCGGAGCCGTCAACTACGCCGATGCCACGTGCAGTTCGATACTCCAGCAGCCGCTGGCCTTCACCAAGGCGTTCGCGGCGCTGAAGTAG
- a CDS encoding ATP-binding protein — protein sequence MLVLDSSRTDTALARRAAVHFVRARCPWADVHDVLLVVSELLGNAVRHTDDGGWLLRIACRRPEELVVEVYDSSSARPAPRPGDPDNGGGFGWGIVQQLTSSLTVQPHTAGKSVQAVWQRNAPSLSAGARG from the coding sequence GTGCTCGTCCTCGACTCCTCTCGTACCGACACCGCGCTCGCGCGGCGTGCCGCCGTGCATTTCGTGCGGGCCAGGTGCCCCTGGGCCGACGTGCACGACGTCCTGCTCGTCGTCAGCGAGCTCCTGGGCAACGCCGTCCGCCACACGGACGACGGCGGCTGGCTGCTGCGCATCGCCTGCCGGCGGCCGGAGGAGCTGGTGGTCGAGGTCTACGACAGCAGCAGCGCCCGCCCCGCGCCGCGCCCGGGGGACCCGGACAACGGCGGCGGATTCGGCTGGGGCATCGTGCAGCAGCTGACCTCGTCGCTGACGGTGCAGCCCCACACGGCAGGGAAGTCCGTACAGGCCGTCTGGCAGCGCAACGCGCCCTCCCTCAGTGCCGGAGCACGCGGCTGA
- a CDS encoding ABC transporter ATP-binding protein, whose amino-acid sequence MIEVRELTKVHGATAAVDRLSFTAGPGTVTALLGPAGAGKTSALRLILGLDSPTAGTAAVGGVPLRGRPRSPHQVGTLPEQAALPGRSTAAALLKTLARRHGTGSGRVAEVLAETGLAREPRRRVGTYSPAMRQRLRIAAALLGDPPVLLLDEPLAGLDAEGLRWARRLLRAWAAEGRTVVITGERAAEIAGTADRLVVLGRGRLVTTLSAAEFAARHATSRVVVRTPSGAELAAVLTGEGATVVRSGAAGREQLAVTGTTAERVGALAIEHRIVILELDTRPPSPEEALQELTGGL is encoded by the coding sequence GTGATCGAGGTCAGGGAACTCACCAAAGTGCACGGCGCCACGGCTGCCGTCGACCGGCTGTCCTTCACGGCCGGGCCCGGCACCGTCACGGCGCTCCTCGGACCGGCCGGGGCGGGCAAGACCAGCGCGCTCCGGCTGATCCTCGGGCTGGACTCCCCCACGGCGGGCACCGCCGCCGTGGGCGGCGTCCCGCTGCGGGGCCGCCCGCGCAGCCCGCACCAGGTCGGGACCCTGCCGGAGCAGGCCGCCCTGCCCGGCCGGAGCACGGCCGCCGCGCTGCTGAAGACACTGGCCCGCCGCCACGGAACCGGGTCGGGGCGGGTCGCCGAGGTGCTGGCGGAGACAGGCCTGGCGCGGGAGCCTCGGCGGCGCGTGGGAACGTACTCCCCGGCCATGCGGCAGCGGCTGCGCATCGCCGCCGCCCTGCTCGGGGATCCCCCGGTGCTGCTCCTCGACGAACCCCTGGCCGGTCTGGACGCCGAGGGCCTGCGGTGGGCGCGCCGGCTGCTCCGGGCATGGGCCGCCGAGGGCCGGACGGTCGTGATCACCGGCGAGCGGGCGGCCGAGATCGCGGGGACCGCCGACCGGCTGGTCGTCCTCGGCCGGGGCCGGCTGGTCACCACCCTGTCCGCGGCGGAGTTCGCCGCCCGGCACGCCACGAGCCGGGTCGTGGTGCGTACGCCGAGCGGCGCCGAGCTGGCCGCCGTGCTGACCGGCGAGGGCGCGACGGTCGTACGGTCGGGCGCGGCGGGCCGCGAGCAGCTCGCCGTGACCGGTACGACGGCGGAACGCGTCGGCGCGCTCGCCATCGAGCACCGGATCGTGATCCTCGAACTGGACACCCGGCCGCCCTCGCCGGAGGAAGCCCTGCAGGAGCTCACCGGCGGCCTATAG
- a CDS encoding LysR substrate-binding domain-containing protein: MTGSEVPHSFRLAYVPGVTPTKWIRIWNERLPDVPLTLVAVSPTEAFGVLRDGDADAGFVRLPVDRDDLSAIPLYTETTVVVIPKDHLVAAVEEVSTTDLAEEIVLHPLDDTLGWEQLPGRPAIERPATTADAIELVAAGVGVLVVPQSLARLHHRKDLTYRPVTDAPESRVALSWPQEETTDLVEQFIGIVRGRTVNSTRGRPAAAPQPKATAKAKAKAKAKRPDTGGGGTPRKPASGKPAARSPKGGKGGKPRRRS; this comes from the coding sequence GTGACAGGCTCGGAAGTACCCCATTCGTTCCGGCTCGCTTACGTCCCCGGGGTGACACCCACCAAGTGGATCCGGATCTGGAATGAGCGACTGCCCGACGTCCCGCTGACCCTGGTCGCGGTGTCCCCCACCGAGGCGTTCGGCGTGCTGCGCGACGGCGATGCCGACGCCGGTTTCGTACGGCTCCCCGTGGACCGGGACGACCTCAGCGCGATCCCGCTCTACACCGAGACCACGGTCGTCGTGATCCCCAAGGACCACCTGGTGGCGGCGGTCGAGGAGGTCTCCACGACGGATCTGGCCGAGGAGATCGTGCTGCATCCCCTCGACGACACCCTCGGCTGGGAGCAACTGCCGGGTCGGCCCGCGATCGAGCGTCCCGCGACGACCGCGGACGCCATCGAGCTCGTGGCGGCGGGGGTGGGCGTACTCGTCGTCCCGCAGTCGCTCGCGCGCCTGCACCACCGCAAGGACCTCACCTACCGGCCCGTCACGGACGCCCCCGAGTCGCGCGTGGCGCTGTCGTGGCCGCAGGAGGAGACCACCGACCTGGTGGAGCAGTTCATCGGGATCGTCCGCGGGCGGACCGTGAACAGCACCCGGGGCCGCCCGGCCGCCGCCCCGCAGCCGAAGGCCACCGCCAAGGCGAAGGCAAAGGCGAAGGCCAAGCGTCCGGACACGGGCGGCGGCGGCACGCCGCGCAAGCCCGCATCCGGAAAGCCGGCCGCCCGCAGCCCCAAGGGCGGCAAGGGCGGCAAGCCCCGCCGCCGCTCGTAA
- a CDS encoding sensor histidine kinase codes for MDDSTNAATIPMPKRGAGLRTWGGAALHLLVVGLLIGGVPDAAGPLLGAVLLLALTPLAGLLRRRPMVALVLTLLAGALVAGAARDHTPGRLLGFLASDLVVGVIVATRPRRAGIIAVVLVLVVECPAIALLTSGPYDLMSTSLIAFLSLGAVYLTGLVIRERREHTVDLRSKEVSEAVTAERLRIARELHDMVAHSIGVIAIQAGVGSRVIETQPAEARAALRAIEATSRETLSGLRRTLVALRQAQPDAGDGQAPLGPAPGLADLDALVRTTADAGVRVEIRREGAERQLPPDIDLSAYRIVQEALTNVVRHAGTGHCRVTIGHGAEELTLEIVDEGRGTPGGAGRSGFERSGFGITGMRERVGLLQGRFSAGPRPGGGFRVEAALPLPVTAAAAEELR; via the coding sequence ATGGACGATTCAACGAACGCCGCGACCATCCCCATGCCGAAACGCGGGGCGGGCCTCAGGACTTGGGGCGGGGCCGCGCTCCACCTCCTCGTCGTGGGCCTGCTCATCGGCGGGGTGCCCGACGCCGCCGGCCCGCTCCTGGGGGCGGTGCTGCTGCTCGCGCTGACCCCGCTCGCCGGACTGCTGCGCCGCCGGCCCATGGTGGCACTGGTACTGACCCTCCTCGCGGGCGCGCTCGTCGCGGGGGCGGCCAGGGACCACACCCCGGGCCGGCTCCTGGGTTTCCTGGCGTCGGACCTCGTCGTCGGTGTCATCGTCGCCACCCGCCCGCGCCGCGCCGGGATCATCGCCGTCGTCCTGGTGCTGGTCGTGGAGTGCCCGGCCATCGCGCTGCTGACGAGCGGGCCCTATGACCTGATGAGCACGAGCCTGATCGCCTTCCTGTCCCTGGGCGCCGTCTACCTGACCGGCCTCGTCATCCGCGAACGCCGGGAGCACACGGTCGACCTGCGCAGCAAGGAGGTGTCCGAGGCCGTGACCGCCGAACGGCTGCGCATCGCCCGTGAGTTGCACGACATGGTCGCCCACAGCATCGGCGTGATCGCCATCCAGGCGGGGGTGGGCAGCCGGGTCATCGAGACCCAGCCGGCCGAGGCCCGCGCCGCCCTGCGGGCCATCGAGGCCACCAGTCGCGAGACCCTGTCGGGCCTGCGCCGCACCCTGGTCGCCCTGCGCCAGGCCCAGCCCGACGCAGGCGACGGGCAGGCGCCGCTCGGCCCGGCCCCCGGCCTCGCGGACCTCGACGCACTGGTGCGGACCACGGCCGACGCCGGAGTGCGCGTCGAGATACGCCGGGAGGGTGCGGAGCGTCAACTGCCCCCGGACATCGACCTGTCGGCGTACCGGATCGTGCAGGAGGCGCTGACCAACGTGGTCCGTCACGCCGGCACCGGGCACTGCCGGGTGACCATCGGGCACGGGGCCGAGGAGCTGACCTTGGAGATCGTCGACGAGGGACGCGGCACGCCGGGCGGCGCCGGGCGGTCCGGATTCGAGCGGTCCGGATTCGGCATCACCGGGATGCGCGAGCGGGTCGGCCTGCTGCAGGGCCGGTTCAGCGCCGGGCCGCGCCCCGGCGGCGGCTTCCGGGTCGAGGCAGCCCTCCCGCTGCCCGTCACCGCGGCCGCGGCGGAGGAGCTCCGATGA
- a CDS encoding VOC family protein, which yields MLSIGTIVMGAADVRRAAEFWGRALGYVPRDGEVADGWTVLVPADGTGPGLALGRSVSPVQEHPRVHLDLYAADAAEQEAEVSRLVSLGARHVDWDSYPEDPDFVVLADPEGNRFCVIDTSHG from the coding sequence ATGCTGAGCATCGGAACGATCGTGATGGGCGCCGCGGACGTACGCAGGGCGGCGGAATTCTGGGGCCGGGCGCTCGGGTACGTCCCGCGCGACGGCGAAGTGGCCGACGGCTGGACCGTCCTGGTCCCCGCCGACGGCACCGGCCCGGGCCTGGCCCTGGGCCGCAGCGTCTCACCTGTACAGGAGCATCCGCGGGTCCACCTCGACCTGTACGCCGCGGACGCGGCGGAGCAGGAGGCGGAGGTGTCGCGCCTGGTGTCCCTGGGGGCCCGGCACGTCGACTGGGACTCCTACCCCGAGGACCCCGATTTCGTGGTCCTGGCCGACCCGGAGGGCAACCGCTTCTGCGTCATCGACACCAGCCACGGCTGA